In the genome of Neofelis nebulosa isolate mNeoNeb1 chromosome 6, mNeoNeb1.pri, whole genome shotgun sequence, one region contains:
- the LOC131515295 gene encoding histone H4: protein MSGRGKGGKGLGKGGAKRHRKVLRDNIQGITKPAIRRLARRGGVKRISGLIYEETRGVLKVFLENVIRDAVTYTEHAKRKTVTAMDVVYALKRQGRTLYGFGG, encoded by the coding sequence ATGTCTGGTCGCGGCAAAGGCGGGAAGGGTCTGGGCAAGGGGGGCGCCAAGCGCCACCGCAAGGTGCTGCGCGACAACATCCAGGGCATCACCAAGCCCGCCATCCGGCGGCTGGCCCGGCGCGGCGGCGTCAAGCGCATCTCCGGCCTCATCTACGAGGAGACCCGCGGGGTGCTCAAGGTGTTCCTGGAGAACGTGATCCGGGACGCCGTCACCTACACGGAGCACGCCAAGCGCAAGACGGTCACGGCCATGGACGTGGTGTACGCGCTCAAGCGCCAGGGCCGCACCCTCTACGGCTTTGGGGGCTAA
- the LOC131515286 gene encoding histone H2B type 1-C/E/F/G/I, with product MPEPAKSAPAPKKGSKKAVTKAQKKDGKKRKRSRKESYSVYVYKVLKQVHPDTGISSKAMGIMNSFVNDIFERIAGEASRLAHYNKRSTITSREIQTAVRLLLPGELAKHAVSEGTKAVTKYTSSK from the coding sequence ATGCCAGAGCCCGCGAAGTCCGCCCCGGCCCCGAAGAAGGGCTCCAAGAAGGCGGTGACCAAGGCGCAGAAGAAGGACGGCAAGAAGCGCAAGCGCAGCCGCAAGGAGAGCTACTCGGTGTACGTGTACAAGGTGCTGAAGCAGGTGCACCCCGACACCGGCATCTCGTCCAAGGCCATGGGCATCATGAACTCGTTCGTGAACGACATCTTCGAGCGCATCGCGGGCGAGGCGTCGCGCCTGGCGCATTACAACAAGCGCTCGACCATCACGTCCCGGGAGATCCAGACGGCCGTGCGCCTGCTGCTGCCCGGGGAGCTGGCCAAGCACGCCGTGTCCGAGGGCACCAAGGCCGTCACCAAGTACACCAGCTCCAAGTAG
- the LOC131515236 gene encoding histone H3.1-like, translating into MPFRTARTKQTARKSTGGKAPRQQLATKAARKSAPATGGVKKPHRYRPGTVALREIRRYQKSTELLIRKLPFQRLVREIAQDFKTDLRFQSSAVMALQEACEAYLVGLFEDTNLCAIHAKRVTIMPKDIQLARRIRGERA; encoded by the exons ATGCCCTTCAGG ACGGCTCGCACGAAGCAGACGGCGCGCAAGTCGACGGGCGGCAAGGCCCCGCGCCAGCAGCTGGCCACCAAGGCGGCCCGCAAGAGCGCGCCGGCCACCGGCGGCGTCAAGAAGCCGCACCGCTACCGGCCCGGCACGGTGGCCCTGCGCGAGATCCGCCGCTACCAGAAGTCCACCGAGCTGCTGATCCGCAAGCTGCCGTTCCAGCGGCTGGTGCGCGAGATCGCGCAGGACTTCAAGACCGACCTGCGCTTCCAGAGCTCGGCCGTGATGGCGCTGCAGGAGGCGTGCGAGGCCTACCTGGTGGGGCTCTTCGAGGACACCAACCTGTGCGCCATCCACGCCAAGCGCGTCACCATCATGCCCAAGGACATCCAGCTGGCGCGCCGCATCCGCGGGGAGCGGGCCTAA
- the LOC131515294 gene encoding histone H4, translating into MSGRGKGGKGLGKGGAKRHRKVLRDNIQGITKPAIRRLARRGGVKRISGLIYEETRGVLKVFLENVIRDAVTYTEHAKRKTVTAMDVVYALKRQGRTLYGFGG; encoded by the coding sequence ATGTCTGGTCGCGGCAAAGGCGGGAAGGGCCTGGGCAAGGGGGGCGCGAAGCGCCACCGCAAGGTGCTGCGCGACAACATCCAGGGCATCACGAAGCCCGCCATCCGGCGGCTGGCCCGGCGCGGCGGCGTGAAGCGCATCTCCGGCCTCATCTACGAGGAGACCCGCGGGGTGCTCAAGGTGTTCCTGGAGAACGTGATCCGCGACGCCGTCACCTACACGGAGCACGCCAAACGCAAGACGGTCACGGCCATGGACGTGGTGTACGCGCTCAAGCGCCAGGGCCGCACCCTCTACGGCTTTGGGGGCTAA
- the LOC131515280 gene encoding histone H2A type 1-B has protein sequence MSGRGKQGGKARAKAKTRSSRAGLQFPVGRVHRLLRKGNYSERVGAGAPVYLAAVLEYLTAEILELAGNAARDNKKTRIIPRHLQLAIRNDEELNKLLGRVTIAQGGVLPNIQAVLLPKKTESHHKAKGK, from the coding sequence ATGTCTGGACGCGGAAAGCAGGGCGGCAAGGCTCGCGCCAAGGCCAAGACGCGCTCGTCGCGGGCCGGGCTACAGTTCCCGGTGGGCCGCGTGCACCGCCTGCTCCGCAAAGGCAACTACTCGGAGCGGGTCGGGGCCGGCGCGCCGGTGTACCTGGCGGCCGTGCTGGAGTACCTGACGGCCGAGATCCTGGAGCTGGCGGGCAACGCGGCCCGCGACAACAAGAAGACGCGCATCATCCCGCGCCACCTGCAGCTGGCCATCCGCAACGACGAGGAGCTCAACAAGCTGCTGGGCCGCGTCACCATCGCGCAGGGCGGCGTCCTGCCCAACATCCAGGCCGTGCTGCTGCCCAAGAAGACCGAGAGCCACCACAAGGCCAAGGGCAAGTGA
- the LOC131515237 gene encoding histone H1.4-like translates to MSEAAPAEKTPVKKKARKSAGTAKRKASGPPVSELITKAVAASKERSGVSLAALKKALAAAGYDVEKNNSRIKLGLKSLVSKGTLVQTKGTGASGSFKLNKKAASGEAKPKAKKAGAAKPKKAAGAAKKAKKAAGAGTPKKSSKKTPKKAKKPAAAAAAKKVAKSPKKVKATKSPAKVKAPKPKAAKPKKGPTGTQKLG, encoded by the coding sequence ATGTCCGAGGCCGCGCCCGCCGAGAAGACGCCCGTGAAGAAGAAGGCCCGCAAGTCCGCAGGCACCGCCAAGCGCAAGGCTTCCGGGCCGCCGGTGTCCGAGCTCATCACCAAGGCCGTGGCCGCCTCCAAGGAGCGCAGCGGCGTGTCCCTGGCCGCGCTCAAGAAGGCGCTGGCGGCCGCCGGCTACGACGTGGAGAAGAACAACAGCCGCATCAAGCTGGGCCTCAAGAGCCTGGTGAGCAAGGGCACCCTGGTGCAGACCAAGGGCACCGGCGCCTCGGGCTCGTTCAAGCTCAACAAGAAGGCGGCGTCCGGGGAGGCCAAGCCCAAAGCCAAGAAGGCGGGCGCGGCCAAGCCCAAGAAGGCTGCCGGGGCGGCCAAGAAAGCCAAGAAGGCCGCGGGGGCCGGCACCCCCAAGAAGAGCTCCAAGAAGACCCCGAAGAAGGCGAAGAagcccgcggcggcggcggcggccaagAAAGTGGCCAAGAGCCCGAAGAAGGTGAAAGCTACCAAGAGCCCCGCCAAGGTCAAGGCTCCGAAGCCCAAGGCAGCCAAGCCCAAGAAGGGGCCCACAGGAACTCAGAAGTTGGGCTGA
- the LOC131515291 gene encoding histone H2B type 1-C/E/F/G/I has product MPEPAKSAPAPKKGSKKAVTKAQKKDGKKRKRSRKESYSVYVYKVLKQVHPDTGISSKAMGIMNSFVNDIFERIAGEASRLAHYNKRSTITSREIQTAVRLLLPGELAKHAVSEGTKAVTKYTSSK; this is encoded by the coding sequence ATGCCTGAGCCCGCGAAGTCCGCTCCCGCCCCGAAGAAGGGCTCGAAGAAGGCGGTGACCAAGGCGCAGAAGAAGGACGGCAAGAAGCGCAAGCGCAGCCGCAAGGAGAGCTACTCGGTGTACGTGTACAAGGTGCTGAAGCAGGTGCACCCCGACACCGGCATCTCGTCCAAGGCCATGGGCATCATGAACTCGTTCGTGAACGACATCTTCGAGCGCATCGCGGGCGAGGCGTCGCGCCTGGCGCATTACAACAAGCGCTCGACCATCACGTCCCGGGAGATCCAGACGGCCGTGCGCCTGCTGCTGCCCGGGGAGCTGGCCAAGCACGCCGTGTCCGAGGGCACCAAGGCCGTCACCAAGTACACCAGCTCCAAGTGA
- the LOC131515277 gene encoding histone H2A type 1-E, with translation MSGRGKQGGKARAKAKTRSSRAGLQFPVGRVHRLLRKGNYAERVGAGAPVYLAAVLEYLTAEILELAGNAARDNKKTRIIPRHLQLAIRNDEELNKLLGRVTIAQGGVLPNIQAVLLPKKTESHHKAKGK, from the coding sequence ATGTCTGGACGCGGCAAGCAGGGCGGCAAGGCTCGCGCCAAGGCCAAGACGCGCTCGTCGCGGGCCGGGCTGCAGTTCCCGGTGGGCCGCGTGCACCGCCTGCTCCGCAAGGGCAACTACGCCGAGCGGGTCGGGGCCGGCGCGCCGGTGTACCTGGCGGCCGTGCTGGAGTACCTGACGGCCGAGATCCTGGAGCTGGCGGGCAACGCGGCCCGCGACAACAAGAAGACGCGCATCATCCCGCGCCACCTGCAGCTGGCCATCCGCAACGACGAGGAGCTCAACAAGCTGCTGGGCCGCGTCACCATCGCGCAGGGCGGCGTCCTGCCCAACATCCAGGCCGTGCTGCTGCCCAAGAAGACCGAGAGCCACCACAAGGCCAAGGGCAAGTAA
- the LOC131515274 gene encoding histone H3.1, whose translation MARTKQTARKSTGGKAPRKQLATKAARKSAPATGGVKKPHRYRPGTVALREIRRYQKSTELLIRKLPFQRLVREIAQDFKTDLRFQSSAVMALQEACEAYLVGLFEDTNLCAIHAKRVTIMPKDIQLARRIRGERA comes from the coding sequence ATGGCTCGCACGAAGCAGACGGCGCGCAAGTCGACGGGCGGCAAGGCCCCGCGCAAGCAGCTGGCCACCAAGGCGGCCCGCAAGAGCGCGCCGGCCACCGGCGGCGTCAAGAAGCCGCACCGCTACCGGCCCGGCACGGTGGCCCTGCGCGAGATCCGCCGCTACCAGAAGTCCACCGAGCTGCTGATCCGCAAGCTGCCGTTCCAGCGGCTGGTGCGCGAGATCGCGCAGGACTTCAAGACCGACCTGCGCTTCCAGAGCTCGGCCGTGATGGCGCTGCAGGAGGCGTGCGAGGCCTACCTGGTGGGGCTCTTCGAGGACACCAACCTGTGCGCCATCCACGCCAAGCGCGTCACCATCATGCCCAAGGACATCCAGCTGGCGCGCCGCATCCGCGGGGAGCGGGCGTAA